A region of the Mesoterricola sediminis genome:
CTGGTCGCCCAGGCGGCACGAATAGTCGGTGAGGAAGGCCCGGGCCTGGAGGGGGTTCTGGCGGTAGAGGGCCAGGGCCTGGGCCTCGATCTCCGCCTGGCGGGCGAAGTAGCCGCCCTCCAGCTCCCGCTGCACCTTCTGGACGTCGACGATCATGTCGTCCCAGCGGGTGTAGGCGTAGTTGGAGACGAAGTTGAACGTCCAGAAGGCGCTGTCCCAGCTGAACTCGTTCCAGCTGCCGGTGCCCTCGGCGAAGGTCCTGGGCACCGAGGTGATGGCGCAGTACATGGGCACGTAGACGGTGGTGAACGTGTCGTCCACGCCGAACCAGAGGACGCCGCCCACGGGATCGGGCAGGAAGGCGCGGGACTGGCTCACGAAGCTCCAGCCGGTCTGCTGGGTGGAGATGGCGCGCTCGTGCAGGTAGTCCTTGCCCTCGGACTTCCACTCCATGGGCCGCCAGCGGTAGGGCAGGTGGTAGGGGCCGGCGCCCACGTCCTTGGACATGTCCAGCTCGGTGCCCTCGTAGTGGTCGCGCATGAGCTCCATGACGTCGCGCACGGCCAGCTTCTGGTCGGGCTTGATCCACAGGGGCATGGGCCGGGCCCCGGGCTTGCCGAGGGCGATGTCCGCGGGGATCTTCAGGGAGGGGGCGGCGCGGTGGAAGACGCTCCACACGCGGGCCTCGCAGAAGCGCAGGGCCCCGAAGTCCGCGGGGGCGTAGACGTCGGTGAAGCTGAAATCCTTGTCCGCGCCCTTGTACCAGCCGTTCTTGCGGGCGAACTCGATGACGTCCTTGGCGTAGAGGCAGTTCTGGGGCTCGTTCAGGGGGAAGGTGGAGATGCGGGCGTGGTTGGCGTGGGAGCTGATGGTCCCGTCGGGCAGCTTCACGGCGACCCACACGGCGCCCTTCTGGCCCTTGCCCTTGCCGATGATCTCGAAGATCCATGCCTCGTTGGGGTCGGCGACGGAGATGGACTCGCCCTCGCTGGCGTAGCCGTACTCCGCCACCAGGTCCGCCATGACCTGGATGGCCTCCCGGGCCGTCCTGGCGCGCTCCAGCGCGATGTACATCAGGCTGCCGTAGTCCACGATGCCCGCGGGCTCCTGGAGCTCCTTGCGTCCGCCGAACGTGGTCTCGCCGATGGAGACCTGGCGCTCGTTCATATTGCCCACCCGGGCGTAGGTGACCGGGGCCTCCTTGATGCGGCCCAGGAACTTGCCGGTGTCCCACTCGACGATGTCGCGCAGCTCGCCGGGCAGGTGAAGCCCGGCCGCCTTGTAGTACAGCTCCCCGTAGAGGGTGTGGCTGTCGGCGGAGTAGGCGATCATGGTCGACCCGTCCTTGCTGGCGCCCTTGGTCACGAGGATGTTGGTGCACCCGACCAGGGGCTGTGCGAGGCTGGAGACCAGCACCGCCGCGGCGGCCGTCAGGGTTCTGAGCAGAGGCGTCATGGGCGTCCTTTCTGGCGCAGGAAACCCCTGATCATATCAAGGCACCATCTGGATGCGAGGTATGGGTCGCGGCTTGTCGCTTCCGTCACACCCGCCGGAGCCCCCATGATCCCCACCCCCCCCGCCCAGGTCCAGGAAGCCCCCGCCCCCCGGGAGGCCGCCTTCCCCGGCTTCAACGGCCTGCCCCTCCGGGGCACGGTCCTGCCCGCCCCCGGCGGGCTCTTCGCGGTGCTGGTGCCCGATTCGGGCCCCCTGGACCGGGACTGGCGGGAGGCGCGGCAGCCCCACCACCCGGGCCGGGCCTTCGCCCAGTGGCTCCAGGGCCTCGGCGTGGGCTCCCTGCGCTTCGACAAACGCATGGCCGGCAGCCGTGACCCCAAGCTGGACTGTTCCCTGGACGCCCAGGCGGGGGACGTACGGGCGGCCGTGGCCGCCGCCCGGGCCCTGCCCGAGGCCAAGGGGCGGAAACTGCTCCTGGTCGGGCACGGGGAGGGCGCCCTCCTGGCCCTCATGGCCGCCGGTGAAGCGGATGCCGCCCTCCTCCTCGGCATGCCCGGCCAGACCCTGGCCAGGACCATCGAGGAGCAGGTGGCCAAGCAGCTACCAGCCAGCCGAGCGCCCCAGAACCTGGCCTTCCTGCGCGCCGTCTTCCAGGCCATCCGGGACCGGGGGCCGGCCCCCGTCCCCGGCGGCGAGGTGTACCCCGCCCTGGCCCGCCTCGGCGCCGGCCTCATGGCCCCGGAGACCCTCGCCTACGTCCGGGCCACCCTCGACCTGGACCCCTGGGCCATCGCCGCTCGTTCACCCGTTCCATTGGCCGCCGCCTGGGGGACCAAGGACCTGGCCTGCCCGCGCCCGGCTGCCATCCCCAGGACCTTCCCCGGCCAGGTCATCGACCTCCCCGGGGCCAACCACGTGCTCAAGGCCGAGCCCCGGACCCTGGCGGACCTGGACCCCCGCTCCGCCCTGGAAGGCTATGGGGACGACAAGCCCCTGGCCGACCTGACGCCCCTGGCCGCCTGGATCCGGACCTTCAGCGGGCCGTCGGAGGAGGGAACTTCGCCAGCATCGCGGTGACGGCCTTGGCCACGTCCTGATCCGACTCCTCGGGGGTGAGGCTGTCGTCCAGCACCTCCTCCGCCTCGGCCCGCCAGATCACCTGCTGACTCTTGAAGTCCTTGATTTCCAGGATGATGGAGCCGATCTTCCCCCGATGGCCGCCGCTGACCGGGGCCGCGACCCCCACCCCGAGGCCGAGGCCCCGGACCGGCACCATGCCCAGGCCCACGGACACGTGGCCGCGGGCGCCCTTGCGCCGGGGGCCGTAGGCGGCCTGGTAGATCACCAGGAAGTCCGGGTCGGCGGCGGACTCCCGCCGGAAGCCCTTGGCGGTCAGTTCCGCCTCCACGGCCCGGCGCACCCGGGCGTCCGCGATCGGATTGGCCCCGCCGCCGCCCTTGGGGGCGGCGTACCAGTCCCAGGCGCGGTAGCCGGCGTAGGTGGCCCGGGCGTCATAGTCGTAGTGGACCTTGGGCCCGGCGCAGCCCGTGGCGAGGGCGAGCACGGCAAGACTTGCATAGAGCGTTCGCATGGGCAGACCCTTCCTGAACATGTTGGACCGCCCGCCCAGGGGCCGGGTTGAGGGGCTCACTGGATCCGGGTGGGCGGGACGGCCAGGGACTCGTTCCCCTCCCGGTCCCGGGTGGCCACGCCGTAGAAGTAGTTGTCGGTGCCGGCTCCGGGGAGGACCACCCGGTCCCCGGGGGCGAACACCAGGTCCTGCTGCCAGGCCACGGCGTCGGCGCGGCGCCGGTAGACGACGATCGCCGCGACCCGCGGATCGGTGGAGGGCGTCCAGGTGAGGACGGCGTCGGGGGTCGCGGCCCCGGACAGCACCACGTTCCGCACGGGCTCGGGGGCCGTGGCCAGGTGGTGGAAGGCCCCGACCAGGGTCCGGGTCAGCTTGGCGCAGTAGCCCGGGTCGAACCAGGCGGTGGAATCCCCGTAGGTGCGGCCGTTCACGACGCGGGGCACCTGGTGCTGGCGGTCGTAGTTCTCGAGGGTCTCGCTGAGCCGGGCCGCGGGGAAGCCCTCCCGGTTGAAGGCGAGGTGGTCCCCGCCCCGCCCGACGCGGTCCCTGCGGAGCATGAGCACCAGCTCAAGGCCCTCCTGGTACCGCTCCCCGAAGCGCTTCAGGTAGCGCGCGAGCTCCCGGCTCGGGCTGTCGTTCTCGCCGCCCAGGGCCTCGCGGAGCCGCTTCTGGGCGTCGGTCTCCTGGGAGGGCACCCCTTCCGAGAAGAGCCGCGCGGAGCCGGCCTCGCGGGCCGTCCCGTACCCGGCCACGTTCCCCACGCAGTCCGCGGCGACCATGCCGAGGACGTTCATTCCCTCGTCCTTGAGGCGCCGGGCCAGGTGGGCCGCGCCCAGGAGGCCCTGCTCCTCGGCGATGGTGGCCACGAAGTAGATGCTCACGGCGGTGCGGTCCGAGGCCATCACGTAGGCCATCTCCAGGGCCAGGGCCACCCCGGAGCCGTCGTCGTTGGCGCCGGGAGCGTCCGAGGCCGCGTCCATGACGTCGTTGGCGCGGCTGTCGTAGTGCCCGCACACGACGAGGCAGTCCTTGGCGCGGGTGGGGTCGAGGCCGGGCAGGACGACGCCGACGTTGACCATCTCGGTGGGCTTGGGCACGCGGGGCCCGGGCTCCGCCGTGAACCGGTCCTCGAAGGGCACCAGGCGGGACCCGGGCAGGGCCGCCAGGGACCGGGCCTCGGCCGCGAGCCAGCGCCGGGCCGCGCCCACGCCCCGGGATTCGGACGTGGTGTCGGAGAGGCTGTGGCGGGTGCCGAAGCCGGCCAGGCGCTCCACGGTCCGGCGGAGACGGCTGGATTCCACCTTCCGGGCCAGGGCCTGGACCGGCGTCTCGGTGGAGACGGGCGTCTGGGCGGTGAGGCTCACGGTGAGGAGGAGGAGGGCGAGCACGCGCATGGGGACCCCGCTGGGACCCGGCCGGGACCGGGCGCTAGGGCCATCCTACGCAAAGGCGCGGGCCGGATGTTAAACTTTCCACCCACCTCTACGGAGCGTCCATGTTCGAACTCAATGGCAGAATCGCCCTCGTGACCGGAGCCAGCCAGGGCATCGGCGAAGTCATCGCCAAGCAGCTGGCGCGGCAGGGCGCCTTGGCCGTCTGCGCATCCCTCCCCAACACGGAGGAGGATCTCAAGCGGGTCGTCGCCGAGATCGAGGCCGCCGGGGGCCGGGCCGACTACGTCCTGCTGGACATGCGGGACGGGGACAGCATCCGCGCGGCGGTGGCCACCACGGTGGAGCGCCACGGGGGCCTCCACATCCTGGTGAACAACGCCGGCATCACCAAGGACAAGCTGATGATCCAGATGAAGGAGGAGGAGTTCGAGCTCGTCCTGGACATCAACCTCAAGGGCGCCTGGCTCGCGACCCAGGCCGCCGCCAAGACCATGATGAAGCAGCGCTGGGGCCGGGTCATCAACATCGCCTCCGTCGTGGGCCAGATGGGCAACGCCGGCCAGGGCAACTACGTGGCCTCCAAGGCCGGCCTCATCGGCCTCACCAAGACCGTGGCCCGGGAATTCGCCAGCCGCAACGTCACCTGCAACGCCGTCGCCCCCGGCTACATCGCCACCGCCATGACCGAGAACCTCCCCGCCGAGGTGAAGGCCGAGTTCAACCGCCAGATCCCCCTGGGCCGCATGGGCACCCCCATCGACATCGCCAACGCCGTCGTCTTCCTGGCCTCGGAGGAGGCGGAGTACATGACGGGCCAGGTGCTGAGCGTCAACGGCGGCATGCTGATGCCCTAAACGCCCGGGCCCTCCCCGCGGTCCCAGGTAACCGAACGAACTGACGAACCTGGAGGCCCCGTGGCCCGTCCCCTGCCCCATCCCCCCCCCGGCCCCCCCCGGGAGGAGCGGCTCACGGACCTGTTCCAGGAGACCGTCGCACGGCATGGCGACCGGCTCGCCGTGGCCTTCGGGGGGGCGCGCCTCACCTACCGGGAGCTGGACGCCCAGGCCAACCGCCTGGCCCGGCTCCTGGCGGAGCGCGGGGCCGGGCCCGGGGTCCACGTGGGTCTCCTGCTGCCCCGCTCCGACCGGGCCCTCGTGGCCCTCCTGGCCATCCTCAAGGCCGGCGCGGCCTACGTGCCCCTGGACCCGGACTATCCCGCCGAGCGCATCGAGGCCATCCTGGCGGACGCCGGGGCCCGCCTCCTGGTGTCCGACCTGGGCCTCTCGGGCCGCGTCGGCCTGGGGGCCTGGGACCTGATCCTGCCCGCCCAGGAGGGCCCCGCCCTGGCCGCCCTGCCCCCGGAGGCCCCGCCCCAGCGGGCCGGGCCCGGCGACCCCTGCTACGCCATCTTCACCAGCGGCTCCACGGGCCGGCCCAAGGGGGTCTCCATCAGCCACCGCGCGGCCTGCAACCTCGTGCGGGCCGAGAGGTGGATCTTCGGGGTGGAACCCGGGGACCGGGTCTACCAGGGCTTCAGCCTCGCCTTCGACGCCTCCGTGGAGGAGATCTGGCTGGCCTTCCACGCGGGCGCGGCCCTGGTGGTGGCCGACGCCATGACGGCCCGGAGCGGCCCCCTGCTCCCGGCCTGGCTCCGGGACCAGGGCGTCACCGTCCTCTCCACCGTGCCCACCGTCCTGGGCACCTTCCGTGACGACCTCCCCGGCGTGGGCCTCCTCATCGTCGGCGGCGAGGCCTGCCCGCCGGACCTCGTGGCGCGCTGGGCCCCGGGCCGGCGCATGGTGAACACCTACGGCCCCACCGAAGCCACCGTCATCGCCACCTGGGCGGACCTGGAACCCGGCCGCCCCGTCACCATCGGCCGCGCCATCCCCAACCTGGAGGCCCTGGTGCTGGACGGGGACCTGCGGCCCGTCCCCGACGGCGCGGAGGGGGAGCTCTGCCTCCGGGGCGCCGGCCTCGCCCTGGGCTACCTGGGGCGCCCCGACCTCACCGCGGAGCGGTTCCCGGCGGGGCCCGGGGGCGGCCGCGTCTACCGCACCGGGGACCGGGTCCGCCGGGAGCCCGGCGGGGACCTGGTCTTCCTGGGCCGCCTGGACGACCAGGTGAAGGTGCGGGGCTTCCGCATCGAGCTGGGCGAGATCGAGGCGGCCCTCCGGGGCGCCCAGGGCATCCTGGAGGCCGCCGCCGCGGTGCGCCCCGGGCCCGGCGCGGACCAGCTGGTGGGCTACGTGGTGCCCCGGCCCGGAGCCGCGCCCGCCGAGGCGGAGCTGAGGTCGGCCCTGGGGGCCACCCTGCCGCCCTACATGGTTCCCGCGCGCATCGTCGCGGTGCCGGCCCTGCCCCTGCTGCCCAGCGGCAAGCTGGACCGGGCCGCCCTGCCGCCCCCGCCGCCCGCGGCGGCCCCGGCCGAGGCCCCCGAGGTCCCCCTCTCCCCCGCCGAGGCGGAGCTGGCCGCGGCCTGGGCCCGGCTCTTCCACCGGGCCCGGGTGGGGCCCGACGAGGACTTCTTCATGGACCTGGGCGGGCATTCCCTCCTGGCCGCGGTCATGGTCTCGGGTCTCCGGGCCTCGGCGGCCTTCCGGGACCTCGCCGTCCCGGACGTCTACGCCTTCCCCACGGTGCGGAGCCTGGCCCGGGAGCTCTCCGGGCGCGCCGCCGCGGCCGCCGCGCCGGCCCCGCCCCCGCCGGCGTCCCGGACGCGCCGCTGGCTGTGCCACCTGGGCCAGGCCGCGGGCCTCTACCCCCTCCTGGGGCACTTCGGCCTCCAGTGGCTGGCCCCCTACCTCACCTACAGCTGGCTCATCGACCACGACGCGGACCGCCTGCCCGCCCTCGCCGCGGCCCTCGGGGCCGTGCTGGTCATGACCCCGGCCATGTTCCTCCTCTCCATCGCCGCCAAGTGGATCCTCCTGGGCCGGGTGCGTCCGGGCGCGCACCCACTCTGGGGCTTCTACCACTGGCGCTGGTGGCTGGCGAGCCGCATCCAGGCCGCGACGCCCACCGGGTTCCTGACCGGCACGCCCTGGATGCGCG
Encoded here:
- a CDS encoding Pls/PosA family non-ribosomal peptide synthetase, with amino-acid sequence MARPLPHPPPGPPREERLTDLFQETVARHGDRLAVAFGGARLTYRELDAQANRLARLLAERGAGPGVHVGLLLPRSDRALVALLAILKAGAAYVPLDPDYPAERIEAILADAGARLLVSDLGLSGRVGLGAWDLILPAQEGPALAALPPEAPPQRAGPGDPCYAIFTSGSTGRPKGVSISHRAACNLVRAERWIFGVEPGDRVYQGFSLAFDASVEEIWLAFHAGAALVVADAMTARSGPLLPAWLRDQGVTVLSTVPTVLGTFRDDLPGVGLLIVGGEACPPDLVARWAPGRRMVNTYGPTEATVIATWADLEPGRPVTIGRAIPNLEALVLDGDLRPVPDGAEGELCLRGAGLALGYLGRPDLTAERFPAGPGGGRVYRTGDRVRREPGGDLVFLGRLDDQVKVRGFRIELGEIEAALRGAQGILEAAAAVRPGPGADQLVGYVVPRPGAAPAEAELRSALGATLPPYMVPARIVAVPALPLLPSGKLDRAALPPPPPAAAPAEAPEVPLSPAEAELAAAWARLFHRARVGPDEDFFMDLGGHSLLAAVMVSGLRASAAFRDLAVPDVYAFPTVRSLARELSGRAAAAAAPAPPPPASRTRRWLCHLGQAAGLYPLLGHFGLQWLAPYLTYSWLIDHDADRLPALAAALGAVLVMTPAMFLLSIAAKWILLGRVRPGAHPLWGFYHWRWWLASRIQAATPTGFLTGTPWMRVYLRLMGARIGPRTHFASDTLTGFDLLTVGEDTCVGVDARLEAHAVEDGMLRLGAIAIGARCCVGARAVVSPGSVLEDGAELGDLSLLPEGGRIPAGARWTGSPARPAPPGPPRGEPDRPPRRRVVAMALAQGAGAFLAPVVYLLAILPGMLALNELWIRIPGFFGYLWAVPLAALSYVVLLALVILGVKRLALPRAEPGTYGLCSAFYLRKWFTDQLLEISLDLLGPLYATLYLNPWYRALGARIGPRAEISTAGAASPDLLDIGEETFVADAVSLGTPRYDLGRITLATTRVGRRAFVGNSASVPGGTVLGDEALLGVLSAPPLDPAEAARTDASWLGSPAIHLPRRARAQGFGEEATFRPSRSLVLRRLVIEYFRVTLPATGFTLLTCLLLTGLTVLEEKLGLLRTAILFPALYFAAGIAACLGTAAVKWLLMGRYRPGEKPLWCGFVWRTELVSALHENLAVPWLLGLAQGTPLVPLYFRLMGARIGAGVHMETTWLTEWDLVEIGDGACLGPDCTIQTHLFEDRVMKLSTVRIGPGCAVGTDAVVLYDTRMEPGSRLGGLSLLMKGEVLPAGTAWQGSPARRVG
- a CDS encoding dipeptidase, which produces MTPLLRTLTAAAAVLVSSLAQPLVGCTNILVTKGASKDGSTMIAYSADSHTLYGELYYKAAGLHLPGELRDIVEWDTGKFLGRIKEAPVTYARVGNMNERQVSIGETTFGGRKELQEPAGIVDYGSLMYIALERARTAREAIQVMADLVAEYGYASEGESISVADPNEAWIFEIIGKGKGQKGAVWVAVKLPDGTISSHANHARISTFPLNEPQNCLYAKDVIEFARKNGWYKGADKDFSFTDVYAPADFGALRFCEARVWSVFHRAAPSLKIPADIALGKPGARPMPLWIKPDQKLAVRDVMELMRDHYEGTELDMSKDVGAGPYHLPYRWRPMEWKSEGKDYLHERAISTQQTGWSFVSQSRAFLPDPVGGVLWFGVDDTFTTVYVPMYCAITSVPRTFAEGTGSWNEFSWDSAFWTFNFVSNYAYTRWDDMIVDVQKVQRELEGGYFARQAEIEAQALALYRQNPLQARAFLTDYSCRLGDQATARWKKLGEFLIWKYLDGNVRDAKGQVTHPAYAPDWYKRIVQDKGEDLKIPAGQAGH
- a CDS encoding DUF4136 domain-containing protein, with amino-acid sequence MRTLYASLAVLALATGCAGPKVHYDYDARATYAGYRAWDWYAAPKGGGGANPIADARVRRAVEAELTAKGFRRESAADPDFLVIYQAAYGPRRKGARGHVSVGLGMVPVRGLGLGVGVAAPVSGGHRGKIGSIILEIKDFKSQQVIWRAEAEEVLDDSLTPEESDQDVAKAVTAMLAKFPPPTAR
- the fabG gene encoding 3-oxoacyl-[acyl-carrier-protein] reductase → MFELNGRIALVTGASQGIGEVIAKQLARQGALAVCASLPNTEEDLKRVVAEIEAAGGRADYVLLDMRDGDSIRAAVATTVERHGGLHILVNNAGITKDKLMIQMKEEEFELVLDINLKGAWLATQAAAKTMMKQRWGRVINIASVVGQMGNAGQGNYVASKAGLIGLTKTVAREFASRNVTCNAVAPGYIATAMTENLPAEVKAEFNRQIPLGRMGTPIDIANAVVFLASEEAEYMTGQVLSVNGGMLMP
- a CDS encoding M28 family peptidase, producing MRVLALLLLTVSLTAQTPVSTETPVQALARKVESSRLRRTVERLAGFGTRHSLSDTTSESRGVGAARRWLAAEARSLAALPGSRLVPFEDRFTAEPGPRVPKPTEMVNVGVVLPGLDPTRAKDCLVVCGHYDSRANDVMDAASDAPGANDDGSGVALALEMAYVMASDRTAVSIYFVATIAEEQGLLGAAHLARRLKDEGMNVLGMVAADCVGNVAGYGTAREAGSARLFSEGVPSQETDAQKRLREALGGENDSPSRELARYLKRFGERYQEGLELVLMLRRDRVGRGGDHLAFNREGFPAARLSETLENYDRQHQVPRVVNGRTYGDSTAWFDPGYCAKLTRTLVGAFHHLATAPEPVRNVVLSGAATPDAVLTWTPSTDPRVAAIVVYRRRADAVAWQQDLVFAPGDRVVLPGAGTDNYFYGVATRDREGNESLAVPPTRIQ